A window of Candidatus Thorarchaeota archaeon genomic DNA:
GGGATAGTAACTCATGGACATGGTGACCATTTCGACGGGAATCTCATTAACAATATATGCACAGACGATTCGATAGTTGTGGTACCCAACTCGTTGAAAGACAAAATAGCTAGTGGAAAAATCTGGACCATAAGCCCTGGAGAGAAGAGGGTAACCGATGACGGGATTCTTGTTCGGGCTACTGTGGCCTACAATGTAAAGCGGTTCCGCTCTTCGGGAGAACCGTACCATCCGCGCGAACTAGGCCTCGGTTACGTCATCGAAGTAGATGAGAAGAAAGTCTATGACGCAGGTGACACAGATTTGATTCCCGAGATGGAAGAGCTTCCCGAACTTGATGCGGCTCTGCTGCCAAGTGGAGGTACATATACGATGGATATGAATGAGGCTGCTGAGGCTGCATTTCTAATCCAGCCAAAGGTAGCTATTCCGATGCATCTTCGGGGGGCTGATCCACAGGCATTCAAGAATGATGTCGAGAACAAATCTTCGACCACGGTTGTCATACTTGAAGAGGGCGAAGAATACAAGCTTGAGTAGTAATTGATTAGAATATCTTCAGT
This region includes:
- a CDS encoding MBL fold metallo-hydrolase, coding for GIVTHGHGDHFDGNLINNICTDDSIVVVPNSLKDKIASGKIWTISPGEKRVTDDGILVRATVAYNVKRFRSSGEPYHPRELGLGYVIEVDEKKVYDAGDTDLIPEMEELPELDAALLPSGGTYTMDMNEAAEAAFLIQPKVAIPMHLRGADPQAFKNDVENKSSTTVVILEEGEEYKLE